One genomic segment of Rivularia sp. PCC 7116 includes these proteins:
- a CDS encoding type I polyketide synthase: MSDLESQRLLLALKQARTKLEDIKQQQTEPIAIVGIGCRFPGGVNNPRSYWNLLRDGVDAIREIPSQRWDIDAYYHENPDIPGKMYSLYGGFLEDVDKFDPQFFGISPREARSMDPQQRLLLEVTWEALENAGLAPESLKNSQTGSFVGICFDDYSRLSFNSGDYSRIDAYSSLGNARSIAVGRLAYIMGWKGPTMQLDTACSSSLLGVHLACQSLRNRECNLAVAGGVNLILSPETSIALCKLKALATDGRCKTFDASANGYVRGEGCGIVVLKRLSEALAQGNPIYALIRGSAVNHDGHSNGLTAPNGNAQEALIRQALKNARVEPSQIQYVEAHGTGTTLGDPIEVLALGEVLSEGRSQQQPLSIGSVKTNFGHLESAAGIASLIKVVLTLQHQQIPPSLHFQQPNPYIPWDKLPVTVATELNDWTQTGQFAGVSAFGMSGTNVHTILEAAPQASHKQREIERPLNLLALSAKSEKALLRLIQRYQEFLDDNLHALIADICFTANTGRSHFDYRIAAVAESTIELRKQLDSFISNQDNPGLIKRDLNIKERPKIAFLFTGQGSQYINMGRELYETQPVFRQALDSCDEILRPYLQQSLLEILYPAPVIDAAKIDETAYTQPAIFAIEYALYQLWKSWGIEPDVVMGHSVGEYVAACVAGVFSLSDGLKLIAARGRLMQSLPPQGKMAAVFTDEIQVKAEIASKENVSIAAINNQNNTVISGDTKAVNAVVAALEAKGIKTTQLNVSHAFHSPLMEPILEDFADIAQNITYFEPQIKLVSNVTNQLAFSEIASPQYWVNHIIQPVRFAASMKILDELGYQVFVECGAKPILLGMGRHCLSTDCNVWLPSLRPGISDSQQMLHSLGQLYVNGVSVNWCGFENNYQRQVLELPTYPFERESYWINTDLHLQRQEKKPQSQKIETQFLQQLQQTVLSERLNVLITHIQNEAARVLGMNSLPVPQTGFFDMGMDSLMAVELKRRLESSLKQSLSTTLAFNYPTIEKLAEYLLTKIFSEELEVETKRISDVKPERVNDCAITATKLEQVSEAEAEALLLKKLAILEA, from the coding sequence ATGAGCGATTTAGAATCACAACGGTTACTTTTAGCTTTAAAGCAAGCGCGAACCAAACTTGAAGACATTAAACAGCAACAAACAGAACCAATAGCAATTGTAGGAATTGGGTGTCGCTTTCCGGGAGGAGTAAATAATCCACGAAGCTATTGGAATTTGTTGCGCGATGGAGTAGATGCAATTAGGGAGATACCATCACAACGTTGGGATATTGATGCTTACTATCATGAAAATCCCGATATTCCGGGAAAAATGTATAGCCTTTATGGGGGATTTTTAGAAGATGTAGATAAATTTGATCCGCAATTTTTTGGGATTTCTCCTCGGGAAGCTAGAAGTATGGACCCCCAGCAACGGTTATTATTGGAAGTAACTTGGGAAGCCTTAGAAAATGCCGGACTTGCTCCAGAAAGTCTCAAAAATAGTCAAACAGGTTCTTTTGTAGGAATATGCTTTGATGACTATTCGAGATTGAGCTTTAATTCTGGTGACTATAGTCGTATTGATGCTTACAGCAGTTTGGGCAATGCTCGTTCCATCGCTGTCGGTAGATTAGCATATATTATGGGCTGGAAAGGTCCGACTATGCAATTAGATACTGCTTGTTCGAGTTCATTGCTAGGTGTTCATTTAGCTTGTCAAAGTCTCCGCAATCGAGAATGTAATTTGGCTGTTGCTGGTGGAGTTAATTTAATTCTGTCCCCAGAAACTAGTATCGCCCTTTGTAAATTAAAAGCATTAGCTACTGATGGTCGTTGCAAAACTTTTGATGCTTCTGCAAATGGGTACGTGCGGGGAGAAGGTTGTGGAATTGTTGTACTGAAACGTTTATCTGAGGCTTTAGCTCAGGGTAATCCAATATACGCATTAATACGAGGTTCTGCTGTCAACCATGACGGACATAGCAATGGCTTGACAGCTCCCAACGGTAATGCTCAAGAGGCTTTAATTAGACAGGCATTAAAGAATGCTAGAGTCGAACCCAGTCAAATTCAATATGTAGAGGCTCACGGTACGGGAACGACTTTAGGTGACCCGATTGAGGTACTAGCATTAGGGGAAGTACTTAGTGAAGGACGTTCGCAACAACAGCCTTTGTCAATTGGTTCAGTTAAAACTAATTTTGGTCATCTAGAATCAGCCGCAGGAATCGCAAGTTTAATCAAAGTAGTGCTTACTCTGCAACATCAGCAAATTCCGCCATCGCTACATTTCCAGCAGCCTAATCCTTATATTCCTTGGGACAAGCTTCCTGTTACGGTAGCAACGGAATTAAATGATTGGACGCAAACAGGTCAATTCGCTGGGGTGAGCGCATTTGGAATGAGCGGAACAAATGTTCATACGATTTTAGAAGCAGCACCTCAAGCAAGTCACAAGCAAAGAGAAATTGAGCGTCCATTAAACTTGCTAGCGCTGTCAGCTAAAAGTGAAAAAGCTTTGTTGCGACTTATACAGAGATATCAAGAGTTTTTAGATGATAATCTTCACGCTTTGATTGCGGATATTTGCTTTACCGCGAATACGGGGCGATCGCACTTTGACTACCGTATTGCAGCAGTAGCAGAATCTACTATTGAGTTACGCAAACAGCTAGACAGTTTTATTTCTAATCAGGATAATCCCGGATTGATAAAACGAGACTTAAATATTAAAGAAAGGCCGAAAATAGCCTTCTTGTTTACAGGTCAGGGTTCTCAGTATATAAATATGGGGCGGGAACTTTATGAGACTCAGCCTGTTTTTCGCCAAGCTCTCGATAGCTGCGATGAAATTCTGCGTCCTTATTTGCAACAATCTTTACTAGAAATTTTATATCCTGCACCCGTAATTGACGCTGCAAAAATAGATGAAACAGCTTATACCCAACCAGCAATATTTGCTATAGAATACGCTCTCTACCAGTTATGGAAATCTTGGGGTATAGAACCCGATGTAGTTATGGGTCATAGTGTGGGTGAATATGTTGCAGCTTGCGTTGCTGGGGTTTTTAGTTTATCAGACGGACTCAAGCTAATTGCTGCCAGAGGAAGATTGATGCAAAGTTTACCTCCCCAAGGTAAGATGGCTGCTGTATTTACTGATGAAATACAGGTTAAAGCAGAAATAGCTTCAAAAGAGAATGTATCAATAGCTGCGATAAATAATCAAAATAATACAGTAATTTCCGGAGATACAAAGGCTGTAAATGCTGTAGTCGCAGCTTTGGAAGCAAAAGGGATAAAAACAACTCAATTAAATGTCTCTCATGCCTTTCACTCTCCATTGATGGAACCAATTCTGGAAGATTTTGCAGATATTGCACAAAACATAACTTACTTTGAACCGCAAATAAAATTAGTTTCTAATGTTACTAATCAACTTGCGTTTTCGGAAATCGCAAGTCCTCAATACTGGGTAAATCATATAATTCAACCTGTAAGATTTGCTGCGAGTATGAAAATTTTGGATGAACTTGGTTATCAGGTGTTTGTGGAGTGTGGTGCTAAACCAATTTTATTAGGAATGGGTCGTCATTGCTTATCCACTGATTGTAATGTTTGGTTGCCAAGTTTACGTCCTGGAATTTCGGATTCGCAGCAAATGTTACACAGTTTAGGGCAGTTGTATGTAAATGGTGTATCTGTAAACTGGTGTGGCTTTGAAAATAATTATCAAAGACAGGTTTTGGAATTACCTACATATCCATTTGAACGAGAAAGCTATTGGATTAATACCGATTTACACTTACAGAGGCAGGAAAAAAAGCCGCAGTCGCAGAAAATAGAGACACAATTTTTACAGCAATTGCAGCAAACTGTCTTAAGCGAGCGTTTAAATGTATTGATTACTCATATTCAGAATGAAGCTGCGAGAGTTTTAGGTATGAATTCCCTCCCCGTACCGCAAACTGGTTTTTTTGATATGGGTATGGATTCTTTGATGGCTGTGGAATTAAAACGACGATTGGAATCGAGTTTAAAACAATCTTTATCTACAACTTTGGCATTTAACTATCCGACTATAGAAAAACTCGCAGAGTATTTATTAACAAAGATTTTCTCAGAGGAGTTGGAAGTAGAGACTAAAAGAATAAGCGATGTAAAACCAGAAAGGGTAAATGATTGTGCAATCACAGCAACTAAGCTAGAACAAGTTTCAGAAGCAGAAGCAGAAGCGTTATTACTCAAGAAATTGGCAATTCTTGAAGCTTAA
- a CDS encoding AMP-binding protein — MTQFLNVFPDSTLVDILQYRATHQPDNCAFIFLQDGETQAVNLTYKELDRQARAIAFHLQSVNAVGSRALLLYPPGLEFIAAFLGCLYAKVIAVPAYPPRRNQKINRLQAIVKDAEATLCLTTASELDNIRNKFIQDPQLAGLQYLATDSLIENNLIDWHKPIIDKSTLAFLQYTSGSTGKPKGVMVSHGNLIHNSYYIQQACELTSKSISVTWLPSFHDMGLVDGILQPLYTGFLGVVMSPTSFLGKPVRWLQAISDYKATHCGGPNFAYELCINKISSEQIKNIDLSSWRSAYNGAEPIRRDTLKRFVEKFQVCGFRENSFYPCYGMAETTLMVSGNSVKDKPVYCSVAADSLFLNRVEKVSEKAENKINLVGCGHECLDTKIAIANPQTLASCAKNEVGEIWVSSDSVAQGYWKKPELTKETFQAYLSDTNQGPFLRTGDLGFLRDGELFVTGRIKDVIIIRGRNHYPQDIELTVEKSHPALRVTCSAAFTVEVDGEERLVIAQEVERVYLRKLKVDEVLGAIRKAVSEQHQLQVYAVLLLRTGSIPKTSSGKIQRHACKIGFTENNLQVVGNWISQSSTIQSQSDDNSADSIQKWIKQWLSGKLQISSNLIDTQKSFAEYGLDSVMAVELAQDLKSKFNPEKELEATIAWNFPNIDSLVLYLSKPIDTSSIAASNFNSNNLITTSSQQLKQVSGDEVKTAISHEVAQIEDLLAELESLQRSN, encoded by the coding sequence ATGACTCAATTTTTAAATGTGTTTCCTGATTCTACCTTGGTTGATATTTTGCAATACAGAGCAACGCATCAACCAGATAATTGTGCATTTATCTTTTTACAGGATGGAGAAACTCAAGCGGTTAATCTAACTTACAAAGAATTAGACAGACAAGCGCGGGCGATCGCCTTTCATTTGCAATCAGTAAATGCGGTTGGGAGTCGTGCTTTACTGCTGTATCCTCCTGGATTGGAATTTATCGCTGCGTTTTTAGGATGCTTGTATGCGAAAGTAATAGCTGTACCAGCTTATCCTCCTCGACGCAATCAGAAAATTAATAGGTTGCAAGCAATTGTTAAGGATGCTGAAGCGACGTTATGCTTAACAACTGCATCGGAGTTGGATAATATCCGGAATAAATTTATTCAAGATCCCCAACTTGCTGGTTTGCAATATCTGGCTACAGATAGCCTTATTGAGAATAATTTAATAGACTGGCACAAACCCATTATAGATAAAAGTACATTAGCTTTTTTGCAATACACTTCCGGTTCTACGGGAAAACCGAAAGGTGTAATGGTTAGTCATGGTAATTTAATTCATAATTCATACTACATTCAACAAGCTTGTGAACTAACATCTAAGAGTATTTCTGTAACTTGGTTGCCTAGTTTTCATGATATGGGGCTGGTAGATGGAATTCTCCAACCTCTGTATACTGGGTTTTTGGGTGTTGTCATGTCCCCGACATCCTTTTTAGGTAAACCTGTGAGATGGCTGCAAGCAATTTCTGACTATAAAGCAACTCATTGTGGTGGTCCCAATTTTGCCTATGAGCTTTGTATAAATAAAATTAGTTCAGAGCAAATTAAAAATATCGATTTAAGTAGTTGGCGTAGTGCTTACAACGGAGCAGAACCAATAAGGCGGGATACTTTAAAGAGATTTGTCGAGAAATTTCAGGTTTGTGGTTTTCGAGAAAATTCTTTTTATCCCTGTTATGGGATGGCTGAAACAACTTTGATGGTTTCGGGTAATTCTGTCAAGGATAAACCAGTTTATTGCTCGGTAGCAGCGGATAGTTTATTTTTAAATCGAGTAGAAAAGGTATCTGAAAAAGCTGAGAACAAAATAAATTTAGTTGGGTGCGGACATGAGTGTCTGGATACTAAAATTGCCATAGCTAATCCCCAAACTCTTGCAAGTTGTGCGAAAAATGAAGTTGGGGAAATTTGGGTATCGAGCGATAGTGTAGCTCAAGGTTATTGGAAAAAACCGGAGTTAACGAAGGAAACTTTTCAAGCTTATTTAAGCGATACCAATCAAGGTCCATTTTTGCGTACCGGAGACTTAGGATTTTTGAGAGATGGTGAGTTATTTGTTACCGGGCGTATCAAAGATGTAATTATTATTCGCGGTCGCAATCATTATCCTCAAGATATAGAATTAACTGTAGAAAAAAGTCATCCGGCTTTGAGAGTAACTTGTAGTGCAGCCTTTACAGTAGAAGTGGATGGAGAAGAACGGTTAGTTATTGCACAAGAAGTAGAGCGAGTTTACCTGCGGAAATTAAAGGTAGATGAGGTATTAGGAGCGATTCGCAAAGCTGTATCGGAGCAGCATCAGTTACAAGTTTATGCCGTGTTATTGCTGAGAACGGGAAGTATTCCCAAAACTTCTAGCGGTAAAATTCAGCGACACGCTTGTAAGATTGGGTTTACTGAAAATAATCTTCAGGTTGTCGGTAATTGGATATCTCAATCTTCAACAATACAATCGCAATCTGATGATAATAGCGCTGATTCAATTCAAAAATGGATAAAACAGTGGTTGAGCGGTAAGTTGCAAATATCTTCCAATTTAATAGATACTCAAAAATCCTTTGCTGAATACGGTTTGGATTCAGTGATGGCTGTGGAATTAGCTCAAGATTTGAAATCTAAGTTTAACCCCGAAAAAGAGTTAGAAGCGACTATAGCTTGGAATTTTCCGAATATCGATTCTTTAGTGCTGTACTTGAGCAAACCCATTGATACTAGTTCTATAGCAGCGAGCAATTTTAATTCTAATAATTTGATAACAACTTCTTCGCAACAGTTGAAACAAGTTTCCGGAGATGAAGTAAAAACTGCAATTAGTCACGAAGTTGCACAAATAGAAGACTTGCTTGCGGAACTAGAAAGCTTGCAAAGGAGTAATTGA
- a CDS encoding AraC family transcriptional regulator yields MTITLSKNDLQELYAESMNNNSCVDGAKQTETISEIPRKLGNGYLQNIELCKGLLLTIVDGYANDDITIKMPVREHSVELLVSCVSDSTIKGDRGKSNWESKVFGSGIAAANTLFAKRMQRNHIVNVHFEPELLKNLFTESSGELPSELKALIKKDDFRTCFESKKLPSEILILVHQILHCPYQDFTKKMYLQGKVFELMALQFETLKRENKRNNRKQKLKSEDIERIYYAKDILLARWQNPPSLLELAREVGLNDYKLKIGFRHCFKTTVLGTLQDYRMEQARQLLTEGSFTVTAIARTVGYTNRSHFAAAFKRKYGVNPSVYLQHK; encoded by the coding sequence ATGACCATCACCCTCTCAAAGAATGATTTGCAGGAACTGTATGCTGAGTCGATGAATAATAATTCTTGTGTTGATGGTGCAAAACAAACTGAAACTATTTCAGAAATTCCTCGAAAACTGGGCAATGGCTATTTGCAGAATATCGAATTATGTAAAGGACTTTTGCTCACAATTGTAGATGGTTATGCTAATGATGATATTACAATAAAAATGCCAGTTCGCGAACACTCTGTAGAATTACTTGTCAGTTGTGTGAGTGACAGTACAATTAAAGGGGATCGGGGTAAAAGTAATTGGGAAAGTAAGGTATTTGGTAGTGGTATCGCTGCAGCCAATACACTTTTTGCTAAAAGAATGCAACGAAATCACATAGTTAACGTTCATTTTGAACCCGAGTTACTCAAGAATTTATTTACTGAATCATCTGGAGAATTGCCATCGGAGTTAAAAGCATTAATCAAAAAAGATGATTTTAGGACTTGCTTTGAATCTAAAAAATTACCTAGTGAAATATTGATATTAGTACACCAAATTTTACATTGTCCTTACCAAGATTTTACGAAAAAAATGTATCTTCAGGGTAAGGTTTTTGAGTTGATGGCATTGCAATTTGAAACTTTAAAGCGAGAAAATAAAAGGAATAATCGTAAGCAGAAACTCAAATCAGAAGATATCGAGCGTATCTATTATGCGAAAGATATTTTACTGGCACGCTGGCAAAATCCTCCATCTTTATTAGAACTAGCACGGGAAGTAGGATTAAATGATTACAAGTTAAAAATCGGATTCCGTCACTGTTTTAAGACAACTGTTTTAGGCACTTTGCAAGATTATCGCATGGAGCAGGCACGTCAGTTGCTAACAGAAGGAAGTTTTACGGTTACGGCAATAGCCAGAACTGTTGGTTATACAAACCGCAGTCATTTTGCTGCTGCATTCAAGCGCAAGTATGGGGTTAACCCCAGCGTTTATTTACAGCACAAATAG